A genomic segment from Propionibacteriaceae bacterium ZF39 encodes:
- a CDS encoding PrsW family intramembrane metalloprotease, producing the protein MASFALVSTIMPRGAGDHPQTYRLALTIALTAALVAAIFGALPIAVLIAAFAVPIVYIVYMYDVNQWEDQPIPVTALAFVLTGVLAAGFLGLLKFFGWLAPPVPATDLNGITVGGPTLSGILIAALLVPIVGELIRQIGPVVLASRPAFDDLMDGLTFGIISGVAFSTADTLVRHWSTLTGGFVGANDPGAWASLIFLEGFVKPLVIGTASGIACAEFSGLGKGYDGFTGRYVRGLIEAIVANIAYAGGIYLLAQIGNPTLRIMLQLGWALLVLAVLIIRVRNVLHHGLMEAALEASAREGVGSEAGVGTGDGLEFCGTCEMPLLANSAFCTACGTAVRVRAKAGRPLVTAGTAGAGAAAAGAGAAGVAGAGAAGAADQGQGQPGTGEVAEAPPPTQTTDAGGPGDVEPDPRDVFFDEEEGR; encoded by the coding sequence GTGGCGTCCTTCGCCCTGGTCTCCACGATCATGCCTCGCGGGGCCGGGGACCATCCCCAGACCTATCGCCTCGCCCTCACGATCGCCCTAACCGCGGCCCTGGTCGCGGCGATCTTCGGGGCGCTGCCCATCGCGGTGCTCATCGCCGCTTTTGCTGTTCCCATCGTCTACATCGTCTACATGTACGACGTGAACCAGTGGGAGGACCAGCCCATCCCCGTGACGGCGCTGGCGTTCGTGCTGACCGGCGTACTCGCGGCGGGATTCCTGGGCCTGCTCAAGTTCTTCGGCTGGCTGGCCCCGCCTGTGCCCGCGACCGACCTGAACGGCATCACCGTCGGTGGCCCCACGCTGTCGGGCATCCTGATCGCCGCGCTGCTCGTGCCCATCGTCGGCGAACTCATCCGCCAGATCGGCCCGGTGGTGCTCGCGAGCCGGCCCGCGTTCGACGACCTCATGGACGGCCTGACGTTCGGCATCATCTCGGGCGTGGCGTTCTCGACCGCCGACACCCTCGTGCGGCACTGGTCCACCCTGACGGGTGGGTTCGTGGGCGCCAACGATCCCGGTGCGTGGGCCTCGCTGATCTTCCTCGAGGGCTTCGTCAAGCCGCTCGTCATCGGCACCGCCAGTGGCATCGCGTGCGCCGAATTCTCCGGTCTCGGCAAGGGCTACGACGGGTTCACCGGTCGCTATGTTCGCGGCCTGATCGAGGCGATCGTCGCCAACATTGCCTACGCCGGCGGCATCTATCTGCTGGCCCAGATCGGCAACCCCACGCTGCGCATCATGCTGCAGCTCGGCTGGGCACTCCTGGTCCTGGCCGTCCTCATCATCCGGGTCCGCAACGTCCTGCACCACGGCCTCATGGAGGCCGCGCTCGAAGCGTCCGCCCGGGAGGGCGTCGGCTCCGAGGCGGGCGTCGGAACGGGTGACGGGCTCGAGTTCTGCGGCACCTGCGAAATGCCGCTGCTCGCCAATTCGGCCTTCTGCACCGCCTGCGGCACCGCCGTCCGGGTCCGTGCCAAGGCGGGTCGGCCGCTCGTGACGGCGGGTACTGCCGGTGCTGGGGCGGCCGCTGCCGGCGCCGGCGCCGCTGGTGTTGCCGGGGCGGGCGCCGCGGGTGCTGCCGATCAGGGACAGGGCCAGCCGGGGACCGGTGAGGTGGCGGAGGCCCCGCCACCCACACAGACCACGGACGCCGGGGGACCGGGTGACGTGGAGCCCGATCCGCGTGACGTCTTCTTCGACGAGGAGGAGGGGCGATGA
- the coaE gene encoding dephospho-CoA kinase codes for MRVALTGGIASGKTTVSDRWGELGAVIVDADVLARQVVEPGTPGLAAVAERFGREILAPDGTLDRKALAGKVFGDDEARKDLEAILHPRIRAAADRLEAEAPGGTVVVHVIPLLVETGRTSGFDAIVVVDVPEDIQLERAMSRDGATREQVEARIAAQARRSDRLAVATHVIDNSRDRAALIAGADRVWAELARLARY; via the coding sequence ATGCGTGTGGCACTGACCGGCGGAATCGCCTCGGGCAAGACGACCGTCTCCGATCGCTGGGGCGAGCTGGGTGCGGTGATCGTCGACGCGGACGTCCTCGCGCGGCAGGTTGTCGAGCCGGGTACGCCGGGTCTCGCCGCGGTTGCCGAGCGCTTCGGGCGCGAGATTCTGGCCCCGGACGGCACGCTTGATCGCAAGGCGCTGGCCGGAAAGGTGTTCGGCGATGACGAGGCCCGCAAGGACCTCGAAGCCATCCTGCATCCACGGATCCGGGCGGCCGCGGACCGGCTCGAGGCCGAAGCGCCCGGGGGAACGGTGGTGGTCCACGTCATCCCGCTGTTGGTCGAGACCGGCCGCACGAGCGGGTTCGATGCGATCGTGGTCGTGGATGTCCCGGAGGATATCCAGCTCGAGCGGGCGATGAGCCGGGACGGGGCGACCCGCGAGCAGGTGGAGGCGCGCATTGCGGCCCAGGCTCGCCGGTCGGACCGATTGGCTGTCGCGACCCATGTGATCGACAATTCCCGGGACCGGGCTGCCCTGATCGCCGGCGCCGACCGGGTCTGGGCCGAGCTGGCGCGGCTCGCACGTTATTGA
- the rpsA gene encoding 30S ribosomal protein S1 yields the protein MTSSLEATPQVAVDDLGSPEAFLQAIDKTIKYFNDGDIVTGTVVKVDRDEVLLDIGYKTEGVIPSKELSIKHDVDPFDVVQVGDEIEALVQQKEDKEGRLILSKKRAQYERAWGTIEKIKDEDGVVTGKVIEVVKGGLIIDIGLRGFLPASLVEMRRVRDLQPYVGQELEAKIIELDKNRNNVVLSRRAWLEQTQSEVRHNFLTQLQKGQIRKGVVSSIVNFGAFVDLGGVDGLVHVSELSWKHIDHPSEVVEVGTEVTVEVLSVEMDRERVSLSLKATQEDPWQAFARLHQIGQIVPGKVTKLVPFGAFVRVEEGIEGLVHVSELAERHVEIPEQVVTVNDEVMVKIIDIDLDRRRISLSLKQANEGVDVAADDFDPTLYGMTASYDNEGNYLYPEGFDPDTQEWKEGYDEQRMAWEQQYAEAHARWEAHKKQVEEAEAADSQAAMDSGTSYSAGGGEAAAESGVEGSLASDEALQALREKLTGGA from the coding sequence ATGACGTCCTCCCTCGAGGCCACCCCGCAGGTCGCTGTCGACGACCTCGGTTCGCCCGAAGCCTTCCTCCAGGCCATCGACAAGACCATCAAATACTTCAACGACGGTGACATCGTCACCGGCACCGTTGTGAAAGTGGACCGTGATGAGGTCCTCCTCGACATCGGCTACAAGACCGAAGGTGTCATTCCTTCCAAGGAACTCTCCATCAAGCACGACGTGGACCCGTTCGACGTGGTCCAGGTCGGCGATGAGATCGAGGCCCTGGTCCAGCAGAAGGAGGACAAGGAAGGCCGGCTGATCCTGTCCAAGAAGCGGGCTCAATATGAGCGCGCCTGGGGCACGATCGAGAAGATCAAGGACGAGGACGGCGTCGTGACCGGCAAGGTCATCGAGGTCGTCAAGGGTGGCCTGATCATCGACATCGGTCTTCGTGGCTTCCTCCCCGCCTCGCTGGTGGAGATGCGTCGCGTCCGCGACCTCCAGCCCTATGTGGGCCAGGAGCTCGAGGCCAAGATCATCGAACTCGACAAGAACCGCAACAACGTGGTCCTGTCGCGTCGTGCGTGGCTCGAGCAGACCCAGTCCGAGGTGCGTCACAACTTCCTCACCCAGCTCCAGAAGGGCCAGATCCGCAAGGGTGTCGTGTCCTCGATCGTCAACTTCGGCGCGTTCGTCGATCTCGGCGGTGTCGACGGCCTGGTGCACGTCTCCGAGCTGTCCTGGAAGCACATCGACCACCCGTCCGAGGTCGTCGAGGTCGGCACCGAGGTCACCGTCGAGGTGCTCTCGGTCGAGATGGATCGCGAGCGCGTCTCGCTGTCGCTGAAGGCCACCCAGGAAGATCCGTGGCAGGCGTTCGCGCGTCTCCACCAGATCGGCCAGATCGTGCCCGGCAAGGTCACCAAGCTGGTTCCGTTCGGTGCGTTCGTGCGCGTCGAGGAGGGCATCGAGGGCCTGGTCCACGTCTCCGAGCTGGCCGAGCGCCACGTCGAGATCCCGGAGCAGGTTGTCACCGTCAACGACGAGGTCATGGTCAAGATCATCGACATCGATCTGGATCGTCGTCGCATCTCGCTGTCGCTCAAGCAGGCCAACGAGGGTGTCGATGTCGCGGCCGACGATTTCGATCCGACGCTCTACGGCATGACGGCGTCCTACGACAATGAGGGCAACTACCTCTATCCCGAGGGCTTCGATCCGGACACCCAGGAGTGGAAGGAAGGCTACGACGAGCAGCGGATGGCGTGGGAGCAGCAGTACGCCGAGGCTCACGCTCGCTGGGAAGCCCACAAGAAGCAGGTCGAGGAGGCCGAGGCTGCCGACAGCCAGGCCGCCATGGACTCCGGCACGTCCTACTCCGCCGGTGGCGGCGAGGCTGCTGCCGAGAGCGGCGTCGAGGGCTCGCTCGCTTCCGACGAGGCCCTGCAGGCCCTGCGTGAGAAGCTGACCGGCGGCGCCTGA
- a CDS encoding mismatch-specific DNA-glycosylase translates to MTPSDHFPYTFPPPLARRPRREELAAYAGATLESLVFPGVRLLFAGINPSLWSAAVQAHFATPGNRFWPALAKAGITSRVFDWSAGIPAEDAEELRDQGVGISGFVDRATARADELSAEELRAGGVRLVERVAEWQPRVVAVLGLTAYRSAYGVKAKAGPQEPPPGAEPDGAEWWVLPNPSGLNAHETLDSLAAAYRRAAEDAGVTLRDPTN, encoded by the coding sequence ATGACACCTTCCGATCATTTTCCGTACACCTTCCCTCCCCCGCTGGCGCGCCGTCCGCGGCGGGAGGAGTTGGCTGCGTACGCCGGCGCGACGCTGGAGAGCCTGGTTTTCCCGGGGGTACGCCTGCTCTTCGCGGGGATCAACCCGTCGCTGTGGTCAGCCGCCGTCCAGGCGCACTTCGCCACGCCCGGAAACCGGTTCTGGCCCGCGCTCGCGAAGGCCGGGATCACGTCGCGGGTGTTCGACTGGTCGGCGGGGATTCCGGCGGAGGACGCGGAGGAACTGCGCGACCAGGGCGTCGGGATCTCCGGCTTCGTCGATCGCGCGACCGCCCGCGCCGACGAGCTGTCGGCGGAGGAGTTGCGTGCCGGAGGCGTACGCCTGGTCGAGCGCGTGGCCGAGTGGCAGCCGCGGGTGGTGGCCGTGTTGGGCCTGACGGCGTACCGCTCGGCGTACGGGGTGAAGGCGAAAGCCGGACCCCAGGAGCCGCCGCCCGGTGCCGAACCCGACGGGGCCGAGTGGTGGGTCCTGCCCAACCCGTCCGGACTGAACGCCCACGAAACCCTGGACTCGCTGGCAGCCGCCTATCGTCGCGCGGCCGAGGACGCCGGCGTCACCCTGAGAGACCCGACCAATTGA
- a CDS encoding TetR/AcrR family transcriptional regulator: protein MIDDLSDRPDGRAVRWQQHNAARRAELVDSTLRAIRRHGSGVSMEDIAAEARTSKTVIYRHFSDRAGLYRAVADKVGRRIGRSIAEAIADRPDAEGRLALSGVIGAYLALTEADPEVYRFVVRPPAVEGPVADAQVHGITDDAAGILADWLSGRMGERQARVWATAIVGSVHACADRWLADPGAITRSELTAMLVELNWSGLSG from the coding sequence ATGATAGACGATCTTTCCGATCGGCCCGATGGTCGTGCCGTGCGCTGGCAGCAACACAACGCTGCGCGCCGGGCGGAGCTCGTCGACTCAACCCTGCGAGCCATTCGTCGTCACGGCTCCGGGGTCTCGATGGAGGACATCGCCGCCGAGGCCCGGACGTCCAAGACCGTGATCTATCGCCATTTCTCGGATCGCGCCGGGCTCTATCGGGCTGTGGCCGACAAGGTCGGCCGTCGCATCGGTCGCAGTATTGCGGAGGCCATCGCTGATCGCCCCGACGCGGAGGGACGTCTCGCGCTGTCCGGAGTCATCGGCGCCTATCTCGCCCTCACCGAGGCCGATCCGGAGGTCTATCGCTTCGTGGTCCGTCCGCCGGCGGTGGAGGGCCCGGTGGCCGACGCCCAGGTCCACGGCATCACCGACGATGCCGCCGGGATCCTCGCCGACTGGTTGTCCGGCCGGATGGGGGAGCGGCAGGCCCGCGTGTGGGCGACCGCCATCGTGGGATCGGTGCACGCCTGCGCCGACCGTTGGCTGGCCGACCCGGGCGCGATCACGCGGTCCGAGCTCACGGCCATGCTCGTCGAGCTCAATTGGTCGGGTCTCTCAGGGTGA
- a CDS encoding acetyl-CoA C-acetyltransferase, with the protein MTAARRVAILGGNRTPFARAGGKYAKASTQDLLTAALEGLIARFGLGGERLGEVVAGGVMKHTRDFNLTREAVLGTSLDPHTPANDIQQACATGMQATIQVANKIALGQIDSGISGGTDSASDAPIAVSEGLRGILLDLNRARTPGQRLKILARFRPEFLAPALPQAAEARTGLSMGEHMALTNQQWDIARADQDALAAASHQNLARAWEDGFFDDLVTPFLGVTRDTTLRPDTTVEKLAELKPVFGKDLGEAATLTAGNSTPLTDGASTVLLSSEEWAEQHHLKPLAWFVDAETAAVDYVSGNEGLLVAPAYAAARLLARNGLTLQDFDVYEIHEAFASTPLTLLKMWESEEFCSDKLGLDAPLGSIDRSKLNVNGGSIAAGHPFAATGGRILATTAKLLAQNGGRALVCVCAAGGLGVAAILEAAR; encoded by the coding sequence ATGACCGCTGCTCGTCGCGTCGCCATCCTCGGCGGCAACCGCACCCCCTTCGCCCGCGCCGGCGGAAAATATGCGAAAGCGTCCACCCAGGATCTCCTGACCGCCGCGCTCGAGGGCCTGATCGCGCGGTTCGGATTGGGCGGCGAACGACTGGGCGAAGTCGTCGCGGGTGGGGTCATGAAACACACGCGCGACTTCAACCTGACCAGGGAAGCCGTGCTCGGGACGAGCCTCGATCCCCACACTCCTGCCAACGACATCCAGCAGGCGTGCGCGACCGGCATGCAGGCGACCATCCAGGTGGCCAACAAGATCGCGCTGGGCCAGATCGACTCTGGCATTTCGGGCGGGACCGATTCCGCTTCCGATGCACCGATCGCCGTGAGCGAGGGCCTGCGCGGCATCCTTCTGGATCTCAACCGGGCCAGGACTCCCGGCCAGCGACTGAAGATCCTGGCCCGTTTCCGGCCCGAGTTCCTGGCCCCGGCGCTCCCCCAGGCGGCCGAGGCCCGCACCGGCCTGTCGATGGGTGAACACATGGCCCTGACCAACCAGCAGTGGGACATCGCGCGCGCCGACCAGGACGCGCTCGCCGCGGCCAGCCACCAGAACCTCGCCCGGGCCTGGGAGGACGGTTTCTTCGACGATCTGGTCACGCCGTTCCTGGGCGTCACCCGCGACACCACGCTGCGGCCCGACACCACGGTGGAGAAGCTCGCCGAACTCAAGCCGGTCTTCGGCAAGGATCTCGGCGAGGCCGCGACGCTGACCGCCGGCAACTCCACCCCCCTGACCGATGGCGCGTCCACTGTGTTGCTGTCGAGCGAGGAGTGGGCGGAGCAACATCACCTGAAGCCCCTGGCCTGGTTCGTCGACGCCGAGACCGCGGCCGTCGACTACGTGTCCGGCAACGAGGGCCTGCTGGTCGCGCCGGCGTACGCGGCTGCGCGACTTCTCGCCCGCAACGGCCTGACCCTGCAGGACTTCGATGTCTATGAGATCCACGAGGCTTTCGCGTCCACGCCGCTGACCCTGCTGAAGATGTGGGAGTCGGAGGAATTCTGCTCCGACAAGCTCGGGCTCGACGCCCCGCTCGGGTCGATCGACCGCAGCAAACTCAACGTCAACGGCGGTTCGATCGCGGCCGGTCACCCCTTTGCCGCCACCGGCGGGCGCATCCTCGCCACCACGGCCAAATTGCTCGCTCAGAACGGCGGCCGCGCCCTCGTCTGCGTCTGCGCCGCCGGCGGTCTCGGCGTCGCCGCGATCCTGGAGGCAGCCCGATGA
- a CDS encoding 3-oxoacyl-ACP reductase, which produces MTDPYAQFIATDLGKAVARKLGLPRPVTLRRFDPEAPLCDEPILVAGPGPMVASITHALREGHELDVVDSLDALTEETKLGALVLDLSSIREPAELETLRELGAPAVRRLGPNARVVLIGTDPDVLTDPVAIATHKGLIGATRSIAKELRAGATANIVLGPVDPGPAALVPAVEFFLSGRSAYVDGQPLRVGSTGAEFPQDPVRPLTGKVAVVTGAARGIGAAIVTTLARDGATVVGVDVPAAGDKLATVVNKVGGSALLLDITAPDAGRRILNHCRARHGALDIVVHNAGITRDKLFVNTDADRWGQVIDVNLRSIIAMNEAFLGEKGLGEGGRVVCLASQSGIAGNRGQTNYAASKAGVIGLVAATAPELASRGITINAVAPGFIETEMTARIPFATRELGRRVNSLQQGGKPVDVAEVVAFLAQPASTAITGQTLRVCGQSMMGA; this is translated from the coding sequence ATGACCGATCCGTACGCCCAGTTCATCGCCACCGACCTCGGCAAGGCGGTGGCCCGCAAACTCGGCCTGCCCCGGCCGGTGACGCTGCGCCGCTTCGACCCCGAGGCGCCCCTGTGTGACGAGCCGATTCTCGTCGCCGGGCCAGGGCCGATGGTGGCTTCGATCACCCACGCCCTGCGCGAGGGCCACGAACTCGATGTGGTCGACTCGCTCGACGCGCTCACCGAGGAGACCAAGCTCGGAGCTCTGGTGTTGGACCTGTCGTCCATCCGCGAGCCCGCCGAGCTGGAGACGCTCAGGGAGCTCGGTGCGCCCGCCGTTCGGCGGCTGGGACCGAACGCCCGTGTCGTGCTCATCGGCACCGACCCCGACGTGCTCACCGATCCCGTGGCCATCGCCACCCACAAGGGCCTGATCGGCGCCACCCGATCGATCGCCAAGGAGCTCCGGGCCGGGGCCACGGCCAACATCGTGCTGGGTCCGGTCGATCCCGGACCGGCCGCGCTCGTGCCGGCCGTCGAATTCTTCCTGTCGGGACGCTCGGCCTATGTCGACGGACAACCCCTGCGGGTGGGCTCGACCGGCGCGGAGTTCCCCCAGGACCCCGTCCGGCCCCTGACCGGAAAAGTGGCGGTTGTGACCGGCGCGGCGCGCGGGATCGGCGCGGCCATCGTCACGACGCTGGCGCGCGATGGCGCGACCGTGGTCGGAGTCGATGTGCCGGCCGCCGGCGACAAACTCGCGACGGTCGTCAACAAGGTGGGCGGCAGTGCCCTCCTGCTCGACATCACCGCGCCCGATGCAGGCCGCCGGATCCTCAACCACTGCCGGGCCCGCCACGGGGCGCTCGACATCGTCGTCCACAACGCCGGCATCACGCGCGACAAGCTGTTCGTGAACACCGACGCTGATCGCTGGGGCCAGGTCATCGACGTCAACCTGCGCTCGATCATCGCGATGAACGAGGCTTTTCTCGGCGAGAAGGGCCTCGGCGAGGGGGGTCGGGTCGTCTGTCTCGCCTCCCAGAGCGGCATCGCCGGCAACCGGGGTCAGACGAACTATGCGGCGTCCAAGGCGGGCGTGATCGGTCTGGTCGCCGCGACGGCTCCCGAGTTGGCGAGCCGCGGCATCACGATCAACGCGGTGGCACCCGGATTCATCGAAACCGAGATGACGGCCCGGATTCCGTTCGCCACCCGGGAGCTCGGCCGCCGGGTCAACTCCCTCCAACAGGGTGGCAAACCGGTGGACGTGGCCGAGGTTGTCGCCTTCCTTGCTCAGCCAGCCTCGACCGCCATCACGGGCCAGACTCTCCGGGTCTGTGGCCAGAGCATGATGGGGGCCTGA
- a CDS encoding MaoC/PaaZ C-terminal domain-containing protein, which yields MSNSSAAHEVQLTESPNLAREFARAAFTSGSRPGAMGTVPDTVLKLATTIDREQLFGYQKLCGFTPADLLPPTFPHLLGFPLQAKLMAAPGFPLPMAGLVHLRNEMVQHVELFAQDNPVVTVFAENLAPHPKGVTVDLVTRVEVDSTLAWESRSTYLRRGPAAESAAAEDEVPGVPEGLPVAKWRLPADLGRKYAAVSGDVNPIHLHPWGARMFGFKRAIAHGMWTYARTLSALGPRVLGPGESVVWFRKPVSLPSTVTLVRRPDGEDGIVAALVSSGADPKPHLITRWQRG from the coding sequence ATGTCGAACAGTTCCGCCGCTCACGAGGTCCAACTGACCGAGTCGCCCAATCTCGCGCGGGAGTTTGCACGCGCTGCGTTCACCTCCGGTTCTCGGCCCGGAGCCATGGGCACCGTGCCCGATACCGTTCTCAAACTGGCCACGACCATCGACCGTGAGCAACTGTTCGGCTATCAGAAGTTGTGCGGTTTCACCCCCGCCGATCTCCTCCCGCCCACGTTTCCCCACCTGCTCGGCTTTCCGTTGCAGGCGAAGCTCATGGCCGCGCCCGGTTTTCCGCTGCCGATGGCCGGGTTGGTCCACCTCCGCAACGAGATGGTCCAGCACGTCGAGCTGTTCGCCCAGGACAACCCCGTCGTCACGGTCTTCGCCGAAAACCTCGCGCCCCACCCCAAGGGCGTGACGGTCGATCTGGTGACCCGGGTGGAGGTCGACTCCACCCTGGCCTGGGAATCCCGCAGCACCTATCTGCGTCGTGGACCGGCGGCCGAGAGCGCCGCCGCGGAGGATGAGGTGCCGGGCGTACCCGAGGGATTGCCGGTCGCGAAGTGGCGGCTACCCGCCGACCTGGGCCGGAAGTACGCCGCCGTGTCCGGCGATGTGAACCCCATCCACCTGCATCCGTGGGGTGCCCGGATGTTCGGGTTCAAGCGGGCCATCGCGCACGGCATGTGGACCTATGCGCGGACGCTGTCGGCGTTGGGCCCGCGGGTCCTGGGTCCTGGGGAATCTGTGGTGTGGTTCAGGAAACCGGTGTCGTTGCCGTCGACCGTCACACTGGTGAGACGCCCCGACGGAGAGGACGGCATCGTGGCGGCCCTGGTGTCGAGCGGTGCCGATCCGAAGCCGCATCTGATCACGCGCTGGCAACGCGGCTGA
- a CDS encoding DUF222 domain-containing protein: MIEALERLDLPPDDDTLPPWWLEPADEWAPPELTPEQLEFWEAIRAMDDGPRSVQDEIDDAVENNEALLTAEVQWWRGRMTSAPLPTDQAALVDLLRCLEDLKSCAAALQARAAVALEGARRQEEADRGVRRAKRGVGLGVEVGLARRESPYRGSILLGVARSLVRELPCTLAALESGVLNEYRATLVAQETACLAPGDRAIVDAWFTAYLADHPGLGNNRLVDEVRRKVVEVDQDAVVRRRSKAAGGRRVSLQPLPDGMVRMTAILGLQEGVAAYAALIRAAAAARAGGFVGDPTRWSPQDDTQPEAVQGGLARKSGSKGRGALMADALVERLTGCSATAPCGIELMVVITDRALFGVDDEPGHVDGYGPVAASWVRDLVGQADPEQRIALRRLFKEPGRMVRMEANRRSMSPALRKLIRLRDQRCRMPWCDARIGHDDHVTDHAKGGESSYVNAQGLCEACNYAKSMPGWSASSTVEPERGHVVTVRTPTGHCYESTQPSGPGDK; the protein is encoded by the coding sequence ATGATCGAAGCATTGGAGCGGTTGGACCTCCCGCCAGATGACGACACATTGCCGCCGTGGTGGCTCGAGCCCGCCGACGAGTGGGCACCGCCCGAGTTGACCCCCGAACAGCTGGAGTTCTGGGAAGCGATCCGGGCCATGGATGACGGACCACGGTCGGTGCAGGACGAGATCGACGACGCGGTGGAAAACAACGAAGCCTTGCTGACTGCGGAGGTGCAGTGGTGGCGAGGGCGGATGACCTCGGCTCCGCTACCGACGGATCAGGCAGCCTTGGTGGATCTCCTGCGGTGTCTGGAGGACCTGAAATCCTGCGCGGCCGCGCTGCAGGCCCGGGCCGCGGTGGCGTTGGAGGGGGCGCGGCGGCAGGAGGAGGCGGACCGGGGAGTACGCCGGGCCAAGCGGGGGGTTGGGCTCGGCGTCGAGGTCGGGCTGGCCCGGCGCGAGTCGCCCTATCGCGGATCGATCCTGCTGGGAGTCGCCCGGAGTCTGGTGCGCGAATTGCCGTGCACGCTGGCTGCCCTTGAATCGGGAGTGTTGAACGAATATCGGGCCACGCTGGTCGCGCAGGAGACCGCCTGTCTGGCGCCGGGTGACCGGGCGATCGTCGATGCCTGGTTCACGGCCTACCTGGCCGATCACCCTGGCCTCGGCAACAACCGGCTGGTCGACGAAGTGCGGCGCAAGGTGGTGGAAGTGGATCAGGACGCGGTGGTCCGGCGCCGCTCGAAAGCTGCCGGGGGTCGGAGGGTAAGCCTGCAGCCCCTGCCCGACGGCATGGTGAGGATGACCGCGATCCTGGGGCTGCAGGAGGGCGTTGCCGCGTACGCCGCTCTGATCAGGGCGGCTGCAGCAGCAAGAGCCGGTGGCTTCGTCGGAGACCCAACGCGCTGGAGTCCGCAGGACGACACGCAACCGGAGGCGGTTCAGGGTGGGTTGGCGCGAAAGTCGGGATCAAAAGGGCGCGGTGCGCTGATGGCGGATGCTCTGGTGGAGCGGCTCACGGGATGCTCAGCGACCGCGCCCTGCGGGATCGAGCTGATGGTGGTGATCACGGACAGGGCGTTGTTCGGGGTGGATGACGAGCCAGGGCACGTGGACGGATACGGTCCGGTTGCGGCGTCGTGGGTGAGGGACCTGGTGGGCCAGGCGGATCCGGAGCAACGAATCGCGCTCAGACGCCTGTTCAAGGAACCGGGTCGGATGGTGCGGATGGAGGCGAATCGTCGATCGATGTCGCCCGCGTTGCGGAAGCTGATCAGGCTGCGGGATCAGCGGTGCCGGATGCCGTGGTGTGATGCGCGCATCGGCCATGACGATCACGTGACTGATCACGCCAAAGGTGGCGAATCGTCCTACGTAAACGCTCAGGGCCTGTGCGAAGCCTGCAACTACGCCAAGTCGATGCCGGGCTGGTCTGCGTCGTCGACCGTGGAGCCAGAACGCGGTCACGTCGTGACGGTCCGCACGCCGACCGGTCACTGCTATGAGTCCACCCAGCCCAGTGGGCCGGGCGACAAGTGA